Below is a genomic region from Flammeovirgaceae bacterium SG7u.111.
CAAAACAACGGAAAATTACGGTAAACTGAAAATCACGAACATCCCATATAACCTAACCACACTCGCCTTGCTCTTGTGCTTTGCCCTTCCGCAGGCGAATGCACAAGAGTTCAACAATCTGGACTCTGCCAAAATTGTACAACCTGGCATAGATTCTTTATATGCATCCTTAGCCGATACGGTCGATACTCCTGCCGATTCTGTTGACGTAGATAGCTTGACTACAGAGGGTCCTATTGAAACTTATATTGACTATTCTGCAAAAGATTCCATTTACTATGATGTGATCAGCGGTAAGGTGTTTTTATACGGAGAAGCTAAAGTCACCTATGGGCAAATGTCGATAGAGGCTGCTTACATAGAATATGACATGGCCAGCAATTTGGTAACAGCTGAAGGCGTGCCAGATTCTACGGGTGAAGTAGTAGGGATGCCTATATTTAGCGAAGGTTCCCAAACCTACAATGCTGAAAAGATGACCTACAATATGGAAACCCAAAAGGGGGTCATCAATAGTATCGTAACTCAACAAGGTGATGGATATATTCAAAGTGGCAGGGTAAAGAAAAGTCCTGATGAAGCATTTTATGCTGCACAAAATATTTACACTACTTGTAACTTGGATCATCCCCACTTCGGGATTAGGGCAAGAAAGTTGAAAATTGTTCCAGATAAATATGTGATATCAGGACCTTTCAACTTCGAGCTGAACGATGTGCCAACACCTCTGGGATTTGCCTTTGGGCTTTTCCCCTTTACCAAAGAAAGAAATGCAGGTATCCTTGCTCCACAATACGGTGAGTCTGCTGACAGAGGGTTTTACTTGAGAGATGGCGGGTTTTACTTGCCTATGGGTGATTATATGGGACTAAAGCTGCTCGGGCAGATTTATTCTTACGGAGGTTGGGGATTGACAACTGACCTTTCCTACAGAAAACGATACTCCTTCAATGGCAACCTTAATTTTGCCTACAACAAAATAGTGAGGCAAACTGATGATCTTTCAAGAGATGAGTCTACCGATTACTGGCTGAGATGGTCGCATTCTCCTCAGTCGAAAGGGTCGAGCCGATTTTCTGCTAACTTGAATGTAGGTTCTACCAACTATAACCGAAACAACTCTTTTAATGCCACAGACTATATTTCGGCATCTTTTAACTCCAGTGTTTCTTATACAAAAACGTTTGAAGGAACGCCTTTTTCTATGGGGGCAAATATCAGGGTGAACCAAAACGTAAACACTCAGATAACTAACATGAACCCGCAGGCAAACTTTGCCATGAGAAGGATCTATCCTTTCAAAAAGAAGGGGTCTACATCTAAAAGCCCCCTTGCTCAATTAAACCTTTCCTATTCATTCGACACAAAGGCTACGATCACTAACAATGAAACCGGGACAAGTTTTCCATTTACAGTATATGTCGAAGAATCCGATGATGATGATATTTTTGATACAAGCACTGATGATGAAGACGATGAAATCCCTGACTTTTTCTCAAATATTGGCGATTATATACAAGATGCGGAATATGGCGCTATTCATCGAATTCCGATTTCAACAAACCTTACCTTGTTGAAATATTTTCAAATTGCCCCGAGCGTAAATTTCAATGAATATTGGTTTCCGAAAAGTTATAATTACAAGTGGTCGGATACTAAAAATGCTGTAGAAGTAGACACCCTTAATGGCTTTGCTAGGGCTTATGATTATAGCGGTGGTGCTAGTATGAGCACAAGGTTCTATTTTTTCTATTACCCTGTAGGTCAAAAAGTTGACAGGATCAGGCATATGGTCACACCTTCTATTAGCTATAACTATCGCCCAGATTTTGGTGACCCGCGTTTTGGGTTTTATCAAAATGTACAAACAGATACAACTGGAACTAATTTTAGTCAGGTATCAAGGTATTTAGGAGGTATATATGGAGGACCTAGTGCAGGAAGAAGCAGCAGTGTCAGCTTATCGCTTAATAACCAGTTGGAGGCTAAGGTCCGCTCGAATAAGGACTCCACCGACGAATATATAAAAGTACCCCTGCTTCAAAGTTTTGGAGCAAGCACAAGTTACAATTTTGCTGCAGATTCCTTCAACCTCTCCAATATTACGTTCAATGCCCGTACTACCCTTTTTAAAAATGTGCCATTCATGGACGGGGTAAGTGTAAATGTCAGCGGCACAATTGATCCGTATGCATGGGAGCTTGAAAAGATAGAATTGGATGGCGATCCTGACGATGACATTGAATACAAAACCACACAACGAAGAATCAATAAATATGCATGGAATGCTGGGCAAGGAATTGGGTCGCTTAACCGGGCAAGTCTAAACCTTTCAACATCATTTTCTCCTCCTAAAGATGATAAAAAAGGTGGAGAAGGCGGAAGTGGTCCACGTGGGCAAGGTGGCAGGGCGGAGGAAGCTGAACGCCAAGACATTGAAGACAACCCTGGAAAATATGTCGATTTTAATATCCCATGGTCGTTAAGGGTGCAATATACACTCGGTTATTCAAAACAAGGTTTTGCAGAAGCTTCTGTAGTCCAGACAATGAACTTTATGGGTGAAGTAAAGCTTACCGAAAAATGGAAAGTGGGTATTCGCTCAGGATATGACTTTGAATTGAAGGACTTTTCTTTTACCAGCTTGAACATTTGGAGAG
It encodes:
- a CDS encoding putative LPS assembly protein LptD; its protein translation is MSQRTYYKTTENYGKLKITNIPYNLTTLALLLCFALPQANAQEFNNLDSAKIVQPGIDSLYASLADTVDTPADSVDVDSLTTEGPIETYIDYSAKDSIYYDVISGKVFLYGEAKVTYGQMSIEAAYIEYDMASNLVTAEGVPDSTGEVVGMPIFSEGSQTYNAEKMTYNMETQKGVINSIVTQQGDGYIQSGRVKKSPDEAFYAAQNIYTTCNLDHPHFGIRARKLKIVPDKYVISGPFNFELNDVPTPLGFAFGLFPFTKERNAGILAPQYGESADRGFYLRDGGFYLPMGDYMGLKLLGQIYSYGGWGLTTDLSYRKRYSFNGNLNFAYNKIVRQTDDLSRDESTDYWLRWSHSPQSKGSSRFSANLNVGSTNYNRNNSFNATDYISASFNSSVSYTKTFEGTPFSMGANIRVNQNVNTQITNMNPQANFAMRRIYPFKKKGSTSKSPLAQLNLSYSFDTKATITNNETGTSFPFTVYVEESDDDDIFDTSTDDEDDEIPDFFSNIGDYIQDAEYGAIHRIPISTNLTLLKYFQIAPSVNFNEYWFPKSYNYKWSDTKNAVEVDTLNGFARAYDYSGGASMSTRFYFFYYPVGQKVDRIRHMVTPSISYNYRPDFGDPRFGFYQNVQTDTTGTNFSQVSRYLGGIYGGPSAGRSSSVSLSLNNQLEAKVRSNKDSTDEYIKVPLLQSFGASTSYNFAADSFNLSNITFNARTTLFKNVPFMDGVSVNVSGTIDPYAWELEKIELDGDPDDDIEYKTTQRRINKYAWNAGQGIGSLNRASLNLSTSFSPPKDDKKGGEGGSGPRGQGGRAEEAERQDIEDNPGKYVDFNIPWSLRVQYTLGYSKQGFAEASVVQTMNFMGEVKLTEKWKVGIRSGYDFELKDFSFTSLNIWRDLHCWQMNLSWIPFGPRQSYNIDISVRSSLLQDLKLSKRNSWYDRL